CGAGGGGGAGGGGTGGGCGGCGCGACCCGCCTCCTGGTCGACGACGGCAGGGGTGTTCGGCGGGCCGGCCGGCGGGGCGGCGACCGCGCCTCGGCGTCGGTCGCCCTTGTCGAGGTACATGGCGCGGTCGGCCTCGTGGGTGGCGCTCTCCAGCGTGGTGCCCACCGGCCAGGGCGCCGACCCGGCGCTCGCGCGGACCCCGTCGGGGGCGGCGCGGCGCAGGTCGTCGAGCAGGTCGGCGTCGGCCGCCGCGCCCACGGCGGAGGTGGTGACCAGCGCGACGAACTCGTCACCACCGGTGCGGGCCAGCAGCGACGCGGCCGGGAGCACCCGGCGCCAGGCCCGCACGGCCTCCACCAGCAGGGCGTCACCGGCGGCGTGGCCGTGCACGTCGTTGTAGGTCTTGAAGCCGTCGAGGTCGAGCACCACCACCGCCACACCCCGGTGACGCCCGCGGTGGCGCAGCGCGAACCCGGGAGCCCGCTCGGTCAGCCCACGCCGCGAGACCGCCCCCGTGAGCGAGTCGGTGGTGCTGGCGCGCCGCACCTGCTCGGAGACCACCGCGAGCACCAGGGTGGAGACCGACAGGACCGCCACCGCGGACAGCGCGAAGACCGCGGCGCGGAAGCCACCGATCTGCTCCCACAGCCCGACGCACAGCCCGGGACCCGTCAGCGCCAGCGACAGCACCGTGTGCCAGCGGCGGCCGTAGAGGGCGCAGAAGGTGGCGAACCAGCCGTACAGCAGCGACAGCGCCATCGCTGTGCTGGCCGACTCGGCCACCCGCATGGCGATGGTGATGTTGATGCAGCCCAGCACGGGACTCGCCGGCAGCGCCAGCGCAGCGAGGCGGCGCGTCGTCTCCTTCGGCAGCCGGGCGCACAGCAGGGCGCACAGCAGGCACACGACGATGGTGGCGAGGTGCGTCGCGTCGGGCGGTCGTGGCGCCAGGTCCAGCCCCAGCAGGACGGCGATGACCGCGGAACCGGCGAAGCCAAAGACGCGCACTCCCCACGCGGGGTCGGTCACCGGCACGCTCCGAAGATCGGCAACCGCCTGCGCGGACTTGAGCGACGCCGGGCAGGTCCTGGCGGACGCCCCGCGCGCCGATCCACAGGCCGGGTGGGGTCAGGGCACCTCGGTCCGGTCGGGAGCGTCCTCCGCGGTGGTGGTGGCGCGGGCCTCGTCGGTGCTGCGGCGTCGTTCGCCCTTGTCGAGGTACATGGCGCGGTCGGCCTCGTGGACGGCGCCCTCCAGCGCGGTGCCCACCGGCCAGGGTGCTGACCCGGCGCTGGCGCGCACCCCGTCGGGGGCGGCGCGGCGCAGCTCGTCGAGCAGGTCGGCACCGGCGGCCGCGCCCACCTGCGAGACGGCGACCAGCGCGACGAACTCATCACCACCGCTGCGGGCCAGCAGCGACCCGGCGGGGAGCACCCTGCTCCAGGCCCGCACCGCCTCCACCAGGAGGGCGTCGCCGGCGGCGTGGCCGTGCACGTCGTTGTAGGTCTTGAAGCCGTCCAGGTCGAGCACCACCACCGCTGCTCCCCGGTGGCGCCCGCGGTGGCGCAGCGCGAACCCGGGGGCCCGCTCCTGCAGCCCGCGGCGCGAGGCCGCGCCGGTGAGGGCGTCGGTGGTGCTGGCGAGGCGCACCTGCTCGGACACCGCGGTGAGGATGAGGGACGAGACCGCCATCACCGCCACCGCGGTCAGCGACAGCGTGGCCGCGCTGGCGGCGCCGACGTGGACCTGCAGCCCGAGGAAGGTGGCGGGCCCCACGATCCCCAGCACCAGCACGCTGTGCCAGCGGCGCCCGTACAGGGCGCAGAAGATCACGAAGAGCACCTGCAGCAACGACAGGCTCGCCGCGGTGACCGGCGAGTCCACCAGGCGCATGACCGCCGTGACGTAGGCGCAGCCCGCCACCGGCCCCAGGGACAGCAGGAACGGAGCGAGGCGGCGGCCGCTGCTCGGCCGGAGCAGGACGAAGCCGACGGCGGACACGAGGCTGATGCCCATCACCTCCGCGTGGGACGCGTCGGGTGGCTGAGGCAGCCCGTCGAGCCCCACCAGGACGACGATGAGGACGGCGGTGGCGAACCCGAGGACCCGCAGGCCCCATGAGGGGTCGGTCACCGCCACGTCGTCCCATCGGCAGCGGAGGGCCCGGGCCTGAGCGTCCCGCGCCGGGAACCGTCACGCGGGCGCCCACGGCTGCACGAAGGCGTTGCCGGGCAGCCCCTCCGCGGCCATGAGCAGCGGACCGGCGGTCGCGCCGTCGAGCTGCTCGCGCAGCACGTCGGCGTGCCCGGCGTGCCGGGCGAACTCCTCGACGGCGTGCGCGAGGGCGTACCGCTGCACCGACGGGGTCGGCTCGTACCGCCCGTCCCAGGGAGCGGCCGGCTCGGTCATCGGGGCGCCGGGGTCTGTGGCGCGCACGTCGGCCAGGTAGGCCTCGCGCACCTCGTCGAAGGCCGCCAGCGCACCGGCGAGGGTCTCGTCCTCGCGGAGCGCGAAGCTGTCGGAGAAGGCGGCGAAGCCGGCCTCGTCCATGACCCGCTCGACACCGCGCTGCCGCATCACCCAGGTCACGTGCTTGACCACGCCGCCCACCGACAGCGCGCTGCGGCACGGCCGCTGCCGGGCCTGCTCGTCGGTGAGGCCGAACGCGGCGGCGCGGACGGCGTCGAGCTGCACGGCGATGAAACCGGCGAAGACCTCGGCCTCGGTGTGGGGTCCGGGAGCGAACACGGCTGCCTCCTGCGAGTGCGAGCGCGGCGTCCGCGCCCTGGTGGAGACCACGCTACGAGTGGTCGCGGCCACTTCCTGACCGCGACCTGCCCGACCTGCGGCAGGATCGTGCGGGTGGCGAACACCTCCTCGCGCACCCTCCGCCTGCTGTCGCTGATGCAGGCCCGGTCCCGCTGGCCCGGCGGTGAGCTGGCCGACCGCCTGGGCGTCTCGGCCCGCACGCTGCGCCGCGACGTCGAGCGGCTGCGCGAGCTCGGCTACCCCGTCGACGCGACCTCAGGACCCGACGGCGGCTACCGGCTGGCCGCCGGCGCCTCGCTGCCGCCGCTGGCCCTCGACGACGAGGAGGCCGTCGCCCTCGCGCTGGCGCTGCAGGGCGCCGCCACCGGCACCGGCGACGACGACGCCAGCGCCCAGCCGGCGCTGCGCGCCCTGGCCAAGGTGGTGCAGGTGATGCCCCCGCGGCTGCGGCGCCGGGTCGACGCGCTGCGCGCCGTGACGGTCGGTGGGCCGTGGGGTGCCGGCGACGGGCCCGACCCGGCGGTGCTGCTCGTGCTCGCGCAGGCCTGCCGGGACGCCGACCGGCTCGCGCTCGACTACACCGCCGCGGACGGCGCCCGCACGCAGCGGCGCGTCGAGCCTCACGCCCTGGTGCGGCTCGGGCGGCGCTGGTACCTGCTCGCGTGGGACCTCGGCCGCGGTGACTGGCGCACGCTGCGCGTGGACAGGACGGGCGCAGCGCGCGCGGAGGGCGGCCGCTTCCGGCCGCGGGACCTCCCCGGGGCCGACGCCGTCGCCGTCGTCGAGAGCAGCATCCGCACGGCGCCGGCGCTCCACGACGTGCGGGCGGTGCTGCACGTGCCCGCCGCCGTGGCCCGGGCGCGCCTCGGCGGGTGGGCGCACGTGGAGGAGGGCGAGCGCCCTGACGCGTGCCGGCTGCTCATGAGCACCGAGGACCTCGACTGGGTGGCGTTCGCCCTGGCCCGCGCGCGCTGCGACGTCAGTGACGTGGAGCCGGCCGCCCTGCGGTCCCACCTGGCCGCCTGGGCGTCCCGCTTCGCCGCCGCCGCTCACCCCTCCCCGTGATCATGGAAGACGCCACCACGACCGGCCGTGATCATGGGCGCCACGTCCATGATCACGACCGGTGGCGTTGGTGGCGTCCATGATCACGGACGGAGGGGGGATCAGTCGGTGCCGGCCTCCATGGCGGCGCGGTCGAGCGGGCGGTCGTCGGGGGAGGGCTGCCCGCTGGAGGCGATCTCCTCCGCGCCGCCGGGCTCCAGCGCGGCGGCCTCCAGGCCCCCGACCAGGCCCACGCCCGGCGCGTCCGGGCCCACCAGGCCCAGCGCCGCGTACTGCTCCAGCTTGGAGCGGGAGTCGGCGATGTCGAGGTTGCGCATGGTCAGCTGGCCGATGCGGTCCACCGGGCCGAACGCGGCGTCCTGCGTGCGCTCCATGGACAGCTTGTCCGGGTGGTAGCTGAGGTTCGGGCCCGTGGTGTCGAGCAGCGAGTAGTCCTCGCCGCGGCGCAGCCGCAGGGTGACCTCGCCGGTCACGGCCGTGCCCACCCAGCGCTGCAGCGACTCGCGCAGCATGAGCGCCTGCGGGTCGAGCCAGCGGCCCTCGTAGAGCAGGCGCCCCAGGCGGCGGCCCTCGGAGTGGTAGGTGGCG
This portion of the Quadrisphaera setariae genome encodes:
- a CDS encoding helix-turn-helix transcriptional regulator — encoded protein: MANTSSRTLRLLSLMQARSRWPGGELADRLGVSARTLRRDVERLRELGYPVDATSGPDGGYRLAAGASLPPLALDDEEAVALALALQGAATGTGDDDASAQPALRALAKVVQVMPPRLRRRVDALRAVTVGGPWGAGDGPDPAVLLVLAQACRDADRLALDYTAADGARTQRRVEPHALVRLGRRWYLLAWDLGRGDWRTLRVDRTGAARAEGGRFRPRDLPGADAVAVVESSIRTAPALHDVRAVLHVPAAVARARLGGWAHVEEGERPDACRLLMSTEDLDWVAFALARARCDVSDVEPAALRSHLAAWASRFAAAAHPSP
- a CDS encoding GGDEF domain-containing protein, coding for MPVTDPAWGVRVFGFAGSAVIAVLLGLDLAPRPPDATHLATIVVCLLCALLCARLPKETTRRLAALALPASPVLGCINITIAMRVAESASTAMALSLLYGWFATFCALYGRRWHTVLSLALTGPGLCVGLWEQIGGFRAAVFALSAVAVLSVSTLVLAVVSEQVRRASTTDSLTGAVSRRGLTERAPGFALRHRGRHRGVAVVVLDLDGFKTYNDVHGHAAGDALLVEAVRAWRRVLPAASLLARTGGDEFVALVTTSAVGAAADADLLDDLRRAAPDGVRASAGSAPWPVGTTLESATHEADRAMYLDKGDRRRGAVAAPPAGPPNTPAVVDQEAGRAAHPSPS
- a CDS encoding GGDEF domain-containing protein; translation: MTDPSWGLRVLGFATAVLIVVLVGLDGLPQPPDASHAEVMGISLVSAVGFVLLRPSSGRRLAPFLLSLGPVAGCAYVTAVMRLVDSPVTAASLSLLQVLFVIFCALYGRRWHSVLVLGIVGPATFLGLQVHVGAASAATLSLTAVAVMAVSSLILTAVSEQVRLASTTDALTGAASRRGLQERAPGFALRHRGRHRGAAVVVLDLDGFKTYNDVHGHAAGDALLVEAVRAWSRVLPAGSLLARSGGDEFVALVAVSQVGAAAGADLLDELRRAAPDGVRASAGSAPWPVGTALEGAVHEADRAMYLDKGERRRSTDEARATTTAEDAPDRTEVP
- a CDS encoding mycothiol transferase: MFAPGPHTEAEVFAGFIAVQLDAVRAAAFGLTDEQARQRPCRSALSVGGVVKHVTWVMRQRGVERVMDEAGFAAFSDSFALREDETLAGALAAFDEVREAYLADVRATDPGAPMTEPAAPWDGRYEPTPSVQRYALAHAVEEFARHAGHADVLREQLDGATAGPLLMAAEGLPGNAFVQPWAPA